The following coding sequences are from one Chromatiales bacterium window:
- a CDS encoding cytochrome c — translation MSTLRDLIGLSAALVVATAAGPTALAADGKTLHDENCMHCHDSSPYTRASRRVTTRDALHAQVGRCEQSLGLKWFEDDIVAVVDHLNASYYKFPAAR, via the coding sequence ATGTCGACTCTTCGCGATCTCATCGGCCTGTCGGCCGCGCTCGTCGTGGCGACCGCAGCCGGACCTACCGCGCTTGCGGCCGATGGCAAGACATTGCACGACGAAAACTGCATGCACTGTCACGACAGTTCACCGTACACCCGCGCCAGCCGCAGGGTTACGACGCGCGATGCGCTGCACGCGCAGGTCGGCCGGTGCGAACAGTCACTGGGACTGAAATGGTTCGAGGACGACATCGTCGCCGTGGTCGACCATCTGAATGCCAGCTACTACAAGTTCCCCGCCGCACGCTGA
- a CDS encoding M48 family metallopeptidase translates to MSEFGVTVTFAVALAATTIVQIWLASRQLGHLARHRDRVPARFSDEISLADHQRAIAYGIENTRLGMIDLVFGALVLLGWTLGGGLAWLDVFWRTYQFGTLGTGLAVLLSVLLINGALAVPMNAWQTFVTEKRFGFNRTTPMLFIRDLVVGTLLMLALGTPLVALLLWLIDALGDRWWIAGALVWIAFTLLMTWLYPAVIAPLFNRFRGLDDADLAARLGELLQRCGFRDRGVKVMDGSRRSAHGNAFFTGFGRNKRIVLFDTLLERLEGDEIEAVLAHELGHFRLHHVTRRLLGIAGLAVALFALAAYLIESPAFQRGLGVELPSQYLGLVLFILVAPVAMVLLQPLFSWLSRRDEFAADAFAARHARARSLINALVKLYRDNASSLTVDPLYSAFHHSHPPASQRIDRLAGLESA, encoded by the coding sequence ATGAGTGAATTCGGCGTGACTGTGACGTTTGCGGTCGCGCTGGCGGCCACGACGATCGTGCAGATCTGGCTGGCATCGCGACAGCTCGGACATCTCGCGCGACACCGCGACCGCGTGCCCGCACGTTTCTCCGACGAGATCTCGCTGGCCGATCACCAGCGCGCCATCGCCTACGGGATCGAAAACACCCGGCTCGGGATGATCGATCTCGTGTTCGGCGCTCTGGTCCTGCTCGGCTGGACACTCGGCGGCGGGCTGGCCTGGCTGGATGTCTTCTGGCGGACCTACCAGTTCGGCACACTTGGAACCGGTCTGGCCGTGCTGCTGTCCGTGCTGCTGATCAACGGTGCTCTCGCCGTGCCGATGAATGCATGGCAGACATTCGTGACTGAAAAGCGCTTCGGATTCAACCGCACGACCCCGATGCTGTTCATTCGCGATCTGGTGGTTGGAACCTTGCTGATGCTGGCGCTCGGCACGCCGCTTGTCGCTCTGCTGCTGTGGTTGATCGACGCCCTCGGTGACCGTTGGTGGATCGCCGGGGCGCTGGTGTGGATCGCCTTCACGCTGCTGATGACCTGGCTGTATCCGGCCGTGATCGCACCGCTGTTCAATCGGTTTCGCGGCCTCGACGATGCCGATCTCGCCGCGCGCCTGGGCGAGCTTCTGCAACGCTGTGGATTTCGCGACCGCGGCGTCAAGGTCATGGACGGTTCGCGCCGCTCCGCGCACGGCAATGCGTTCTTCACGGGTTTCGGGCGCAACAAACGCATCGTGCTGTTCGACACGCTGCTCGAGCGCCTCGAAGGCGACGAGATCGAGGCCGTGCTCGCGCACGAACTCGGCCATTTCCGGCTGCATCACGTCACCCGACGTCTGCTCGGCATCGCCGGACTCGCGGTCGCACTGTTCGCACTCGCCGCATATCTCATCGAAAGCCCGGCGTTCCAGCGCGGCCTCGGCGTCGAGCTGCCGTCGCAGTATCTCGGGCTGGTCCTGTTCATCCTCGTTGCGCCCGTCGCGATGGTCTTGTTGCAGCCGCTGTTCTCCTGGCTCAGCCGGCGCGACGAATTTGCCGCGGACGCGTTCGCGGCCCGACATGCCAGGGCACGCTCTCTGATCAACGCCCTGGTCAAGCTCTATCGTGACAACGCGTCCTCGTTGACCGTCGACCCACTGTATTCGGCGTTTCATCACAGTCATCCGCCGGCATCCCAGCGCATCGATCGGCTTGCCGGACTTGAATCCGCCTGA